One region of Flavobacterium sp. KACC 22763 genomic DNA includes:
- a CDS encoding BtrH N-terminal domain-containing protein → MELTFTHHQSAHCENGVASNLLKNSGLNISEPMVFGIGSGLFFVYLPFIKVNHAPAISYRTLPGQIFNKVANRLNLKIKRQKFSSIANANKALDENLKNNIPTGLQVGVYNLSYFPDEYRFHFNAHNLVVYGKTETEYLVSDPVMETVTTLTYEDMNKVRFAKGAFAPRGQMYYPIQIPKDVDLKSAIIKGIKNTCRDMLAPMPIVGVRGIKMVSRQIRKWPAKHGVRKANHYLAQMVRMQEEIGTGGGGFRFIYAAFLQEASVILNNEELKTLSKEMTQIGDSWRDFAVEASRIYKNRSAKEDAYNTIADELLDIANREEIFFKKLKKAIS, encoded by the coding sequence ATGGAATTAACTTTCACACATCATCAGTCTGCTCATTGCGAGAATGGAGTAGCGTCAAATCTGCTAAAAAATAGTGGACTAAACATTAGCGAACCGATGGTTTTTGGTATTGGCTCAGGATTATTCTTTGTATATCTGCCTTTTATAAAAGTAAATCATGCACCAGCAATCAGTTATAGAACTTTGCCTGGACAGATTTTCAATAAAGTGGCCAACCGATTAAATTTAAAAATAAAAAGACAAAAATTTTCTTCTATAGCAAATGCCAATAAAGCATTAGACGAAAATTTAAAAAATAATATTCCAACAGGATTACAGGTTGGCGTTTACAATTTAAGTTATTTTCCTGACGAATATCGTTTTCATTTCAACGCGCACAATTTAGTCGTTTACGGAAAAACCGAAACTGAGTATTTAGTGAGCGATCCTGTTATGGAAACTGTTACGACTTTAACTTACGAAGACATGAATAAAGTACGTTTTGCCAAAGGAGCTTTTGCGCCTCGCGGACAAATGTACTATCCGATTCAGATTCCAAAAGATGTCGATTTAAAAAGCGCCATCATTAAAGGAATCAAAAATACGTGTCGAGATATGCTAGCGCCAATGCCAATTGTTGGTGTTCGCGGCATCAAAATGGTTTCTCGCCAGATTCGCAAATGGCCTGCAAAACATGGTGTTAGAAAAGCCAATCATTACTTGGCGCAAATGGTTCGCATGCAAGAAGAAATTGGAACTGGTGGCGGTGGTTTTCGTTTTATTTATGCGGCATTTTTACAGGAAGCTTCAGTTATTTTAAATAACGAAGAACTAAAAACACTTTCTAAAGAAATGACTCAAATTGGAGATTCATGGCGTGATTTTGCTGTTGAAGCTTCACGTATTTATAAGAACAGAAGTGCCAAAGAAGATGCCTACAACACTATTGCCGATGAACTTTTGGACATTGCCAATAGAGAAGAAATCTTTTTCAAAAAATTAAAAAAAGCGATTAGCTAA